A genomic region of Plasmodium cynomolgi strain B DNA, chromosome 5, whole genome shotgun sequence contains the following coding sequences:
- a CDS encoding tubulin alpha chain (putative) produces MREVISIHVGQAGIQIGNACWELFCLEHGIQPDGQMPSDQVVAGGDDAFNTFFSETGAGKHVPRCVFVDLEPTVVDEVRTGTYRQLFHPEQLISGKEDAANNFARGHYTIGKEIVDICLDRVRKLADNCTGLQGFLMFNAVGGGTGSGLGCLLLERLAIDYGKKSKLNFCSWPSPQVSTAVVEPYNSVLSTHSLLEHTDVAIMLDNEAIYDICKKNLDIERPTYTNLNRLIAQVISSLTASLRFDGALNVDVTEFQTNLVPYPRIHFMLSSYAPIISAEKAYHEQLSVSEITNSAFEPASMMAKCDPRHGKYMACCLMYRGDVVPKDVNAAVATIKTKRSIQFVDWCPTGFKCGINYQPPTVVPGGDLAKVMRAVCMISNSTAIAEVFSRMDQKFDLMYAKRAFVHWYVGEGMEEGEFSEAREDLAALEKDYEEVGIETNEGEGEDEGYE; encoded by the exons ATGAGAGAAGTAATTAGCATTCACGTAGGTCAGGCTGGTATTCAAATTGGAAATGCTTGTTG GGAGCTCTTCTGCTTGGAGCATGGAATTCAGCCGGATGGTCAGATGCCCAGCGACCAGGTCGTGGCGGGGGGAGACGATGCCTTCAACACCTTCTTCTCGGAGACGGGCGCGGGCAAGCAC GTTCCACGATGCGTGTTCGTGGACTTGGAACCCACGGTGGTAGACGAAGTGCGAACGGGCACCTACCGCCAGCTGTTTCACCCAGAGCAGTTAATATCAGGAAAGGAAGACGCAGCAAATAATTTCGCAAGAGGACACTACACAATTGGAAAGGAAATAGTTGACATATGCTTAGATCGAGTGAGAAAGTTAGCTGACAATTGCACAGGGCTGCAGGGTTTTCTCATGTTTAATGCAGTGGGTGGAGGAACGGGAAGTGGCCTGGGGTGTCTTCTGTTGGAAAGGCTAGCCATAGATTATGGAAAGAAATCCAAATTAAATTTCTGTTCCTGGCCCTCTCCCCAAGTATCCACAGCTGTGGTGGAACCATACAACTCAGTTTTATCGACCCACTCTCTACTAGAACACACAGATGTAGCGATCATGTTAGATAATGAAGCTATATACgacatatgtaaaaaaaatttggacatAGAAAGGCCTACTTATACAAACCTAAACAGACTAATAGCTCAGGTCATTTCTTCCCTAACGGCTTCTCTACGATTTGATGGTGCCCTAAATGTGGATGTTACGGAATTTCAAACGAACTTAGTACCTTACCCACGTATCCATTTTATGTTATCATCGTACGCCCCTATCATTAGTGCAGAGAAGGCATACCATGAGCAGCTCTCCGTGTCTGAAATTACGAATTCTGCATTCGAGCCTGCTTCTATGATGGCAAAGTGTGACCCTCGTCATGGAAAGTACATGGCTTGTTGTTTAATGTACAGAGGGGATGTCGTGCCAAAGGATGTAAATGCTGCTGTTGCGACTATTAAGACCAAGAGATCTATTCAGTTTGTTGATTGGTGCCCAACCGGATTTAAATGTGGTATTAATTACCAACCACCGACTGTTGTCCCCGGGGGAGATTTGGCCAAAGTGATGAGAGCCGTCTGCATGATAAGCAACTCCACCGCAATTGCTGAAGTGTTTTCAAGAATGGACCAGAAATTTGACCTCATGTATGCTAAGAGAGCGTTTGTCCACTGGTACGTTGGAGAAGGTATGGAGGAGGGAGAGTTTAGTGAAGCTAGAGAGGATTTGGCCGCTTTGGAAAAAGACTACGAAGAGGTTGGTATCGAGACTAACGAGGGTGAAGGGGAAGACGAAGGATACGAA
- a CDS encoding 40S ribosomal protein S19s (putative): MAEEFTEDIGVVSKRLLEPVPFVRTNNCIKDVDSELFIKAYASYLKLHNKITFPKWCNFVKTGKGRKLAPLNDDWYFVKASSILRKLYLSPDIGVGYLRRHYSYKQRRGVAPNHTSLASGKILRSILQQLENLGYVEQNPKKKGRRLTTKGENAINNFARYINKKVYKLEKE, encoded by the exons ATG GCGGAAGAATTCACGGAAGATATAGGAGTAGTGAGCAAGAGGCTGCTCGAACCAGTACCCTTTGTAAGAACGAATAACTGTATTAAGGATGTGGACTCCGAGCTGTTCATTAAGGCATATGCGAGTTACCTAAAGCTGCACAACAAAATAACCTTCCCAAAATGGTGTAACTTTGTGAAAACaggaaaaggcagaaaattAGCTCCCCTAAATGATGATTGGTATTTTGTAAAGGCATCCAgcattttgagaaaattgtATCTTAGCCCAGACATTGGAGTTGGCTACCTCAGAAGGCACTACAGTTACAAGCAGAGAAGAGGCGTCGCACCTAATCACACCAGTTTAGCtagtggaaaaatattgagGTCAATTTTGCAGCAGTTAGAAAATCTTGGTTATGTAGAACAGAACccaaagaaaaagggaaggagacTGACCACCAAGGGAGAAAATGCAATTAATAACTTTGCAAGGTACATAAACAAGAAAGTATACAAATTGGAGAAGGAGTGA
- a CDS encoding u5 small nuclear ribonucleoprotein-specific protein (putative), with product MAEEYEKYKRFEYRMNSNLVLQREGPIPNFNEPTGESESLVGKLKHKMGDKVEYTKPTSQRSRRDESFRRSNKRKDIIFDENRKKIRRGTNGGSIKERSVLNINLQDIFMYKPSTKYTEKIFSNVMRSVRAIIGDHTGDIINSACNEILYILKNEKLSNEEKKKQMEGALEVTSMSDEQFIELNNFAREIYDFNRKEVLEEVDEEEGVAVVFEEDDEYFDYRSSTKGRDSTKSQEDMATTNELSDDYGYGEVEEEEEDEEEEEEDEEEEEEEEEDEEEEADEADEEDGEDEADEEDEAKDLGDHSGEENSRGDEGEGKEDQEGEFAMGKKNTKKGKKSRFGGKSTSGKGRSGRKNYKAGMKKQEKQGKHLSLKGIKKDTGGKRKDEEDYELETNSIDAHWLQRELNKVFTDPSLCLDKEKEVLDVLGIYDIQECENKLIHILKYDNFSMAKLLIKNRWKVYYCTLLGQAQTEKEKKRIMEEMRKSEEGEEILEELSNFKALKRNKQSEFAKTMRREADNLFNKRRYARDGVEEAAEETRQGGRFIHEGEAEGEQADESDESDADEQTEQTDEGDGPAKSANSAAKRTAQKKQLSVKVDAKKGKTRKGEGSRGERQDGDNAEEEEAVEQFRAKYVDLEKMDVKQKGADFFNREVVLPVDSTRVEKKEYDEIVISSSRSKSSSAKGSLDNEKAKGKENYFTNPEEIKLVSVSDLPEWTHEVFSCVGISKLNAIQSKVHQVALNRYDENMLICAPTGSGKTNIALLCMLNVIGSYILRSGNIDRKSFKIIYISPMKALVNEQVQSFSLRLKCLDIKVSELTGDVNLSSKEIDESQVIVMTPEKFEVISRKWDEKILLQKIKLIIFDEIHLLNEVRGNVLESIISRINRYVDNTLVYDGGGGAPGAPGAPGAAGAVGAAQGTQHGTPLETPREVEGALQNDLQNDLHMRRKKIRLVGLSATLPNYEDVGLFLRADLRTGVFYFDYSFRPVQLEQHYIGIKEKKGIKKYALMNQLTYEKVLEEAGKNQILIFVHSRKETYRTAKMLIDKFLKSDNLNKFLMGKKISSEILLSEKEAIVNEELKEILPFGFGIHHAGMKRTDRKLVEDLFSDRHLQVLVSTSTLAWGINLPAHTVIIKGTSVYNISVGDFDELSPMDVLQMVGRSGRPQYDKSGKAIIITEHKNLQLYLSLNNEQLSIESTLMRNIINVINSEIVLRNIQNFKEAVNWFRYTYLYIRMMKNPKLYGVLGRNEKMMTNSLFSEEGKESNSSDLFMQKLNRKIYNIIYSAFVTLEKYDLVKYNKKLNTVSSTYVGKISSYYYVDYRSIDLYNKKLNKHTNETELLKIFGMSDEFKHIFVREEEKVELSIIMEKLPIPLKESINIPYTKINILLQLYLSNVTLSGYVINADMIYIQQNALRIFRSFFEISLKKNSYHLTALTLKFCKMVERKMWATMSPLRQFGLLSNELIRIVEKKNISFRNYLNMSLNEYITIFKNKKIAKNVYKLVHHFPKIELNAYIQPINHRMLKVELNVTPDFIYNPKYHGHFMLFWVFVFDISSESMLHYDLFTLRRGGVGTSANINSVNAGGSKVYQSGEHSSDTLDDHLLTFYVPINENPFYIVKVVSDKWLECESTINLYLKDIILPSKISLSTPLLDLQALPVNTLKFEEAKQFFHSRSVTHFNPIHTQIFPSVYEMGGNVIICSSPGRYYLTPAEFAILRMVRCVKELHTFIRRYIKKEEDLHKIIRDKNIATIAYNNPVEFIKIVYVAPLEEIVEKTFENWIHFSNSFGLKMAILTGDVQIDTKILQKNNIILCTPDRYNNLSKKWRRKKILQSINLYIFDHMELLDTSQGSIMEVVISRVRYISTQLQLGKSQRGKKSNTDSASLEGRSKLPPFVELNLGDERARERGSGGSNPKGGAASGAANSNAADSGAAHSNAAHNLNRMQHLSTEDIHENIGVNRIVCLSSCSINNCKDVGEWIGCKKNDYYNFLSSVRSIPIEIYLHAVSIMNKQNRYLSMQRQVYQTVRKLKKKNAIIFVTEDKMCKTLALDLVLSACNDGCTFFSSVSGGPSGKGSSRGGSKKTSRGSSRGSSQESSQESSQDSLLDHLHDKMLVELLKQGVGYLHRNMSEMEKKLVENLFDKKAIQLLIVAHDYVYRLNVYGNVVILLDTIITHFDGKEEDYSIQSVLQMLSYAGREGEDAKSFVYIYTYITKKEYYKNFIYEPLTVESNIEDYMPNFLNNEIVMSTIESYQDAIDWITWSFFYRRIKKNPNYYGLKGVSNEHISDYLSELIESNIELLSFANCVAIESGEDPRQEKKAHSGMSHSGMTHSGMAHSGMTHSGEGAVNNCNGSVSIKPCNLGIIASYYNLDYHVIHFFNQYVISLKGLKKNRILEIVCLSSVMSQVIKINNYDVMLCVKIAQTCNMKVTSEFLKLSISSESITGKNNLFSGDDQNGTSNHLNKSGENDKKEQYINLVNFISIPMYFTPHLKALIILQAHIHRYAIPKNYVEETKRVLQKTFKLINALIDVISSNNILNFCLFVMEMSQMLTQSMSSTDESNLLQLPYFDEHLIRKAKELEITDVYDLINAEDEQREELLNRLDEKEKSEVANVCNIFPVIEVQYDIDLEKKYKVNEIATLTLTIERDLVQDDPDSTSNCFAHSLYLPFEKEELWWVVIGIKKMNLLLSIKKQSLVKAVNNVKVNFELPDQPGHYDVVIYIINDCYVGCDQEYEFGIEVMA from the exons ATGGCGGAGGAGTATGAGAAGTATAAGCGGTTTGAGTACCGCATGAATTCCAACCTGGTGTTGCAGAGGGAAGGGCCTATTCCTAATTTTAATGAACCCACAGGAGAGAGCGAAAGTCTGGTTGGGAAGTTGAAGCATAAGATGGGAGATAAGGTAGAATACACAAAGCCAACTAGccaaagaagcagaagggaTGAATCATTTAGGAGAAGCAACAAAAGAAAGGACATAATTTTTGATGAGAATAGGAAGAAAATCAGAAGAGGAACCAATGGAGGTAGCATCAAAGAAAGAAGCGTGTTGAATATTAATTTACaagatatttttatgtataaaccAAGCACTAAGTATAcggagaaaatattttcaaatgtgATGAGATCAGTTAGAGCTATTATTGGAGACCATACGGGGGATATCATTAACAGTGCTTGTAATGAAATACtttacattttgaaaaatgagaaactaagcaatgaggagaaaaagaagcaaatggAGGGAGCACTTGAAGTGACCTCCATGAGTGATGAACAGTTCATCGAGCTGAATAACTTCGCACGGGAGATTTATGATTTTAATAGGAAGGAAGTTCTGGAGGAGgtggatgaggaggagggggtTGCTGTCGTGTTTGAGGAAGACGATGAGTATTTCGACTATAGGAGTAGCACGAAGGGGAGGGATAGCACGAAGAGTCAGGAGGACATGGCCACCACGAACGAGTTGAGTGACGACTACGGGTATGGcgaggtggaggaggaggaggaagatgaagaagaagaagaagaagatgaggaggaggaggaggaggaggaggaagacgaggaagaagaagcagacgaGGCAGACGAGGAAGACGGGGAAGACGAGGCGGACGAGGAAGACGAGGCGAAAGACCTGGGTGACCACTCGGGTGAAGAAAACAGTCGCGGAGACGAGGGAGAGGGAAAGGAGGACCAGGAGGGGGAATTCgcgatggggaaaaaaaacaccaaaaaggggaagaagagccGCTTCGGAGGGAAGTCCACATCAgggaaggggagaagcgggaggAAGAACTACAAAGCAGGAATG aaaaaacaggaGAAGCAAGGGAAGCACCTAAGCTTGAAAGGTATTAAGAAGGATacgggggggaagagaaaaGATGAGGAAGATTACGAGTTGGAAACAAATTCGATAGACGCACACTGGCTGCAAAGAGAACTCAATAAGGTCTTTACCGACCCATCTCTCTGTCTAGACAAAGAGAAGGAAGTGCTAGATGTGTTAGGGATCTATGACATACAGGAATGTGAAAACAAacttatacatattttgAAGTACGATAATTTTTCCATGGCCAAATTGCTGATCAAGAATCGGTGGAAGGTGTACTATTGCACATTGCTTGGTCAGGCTCAAacggagaaggagaaaaagagaatCATGGAAGAGATGAGGAAGAgtgaggagggggaggagattTTGGAGGAGCTGTCTAATTTTAAGGCTCTGAAGCGGAACAAGCAGAGCGAGTTCGCCAAGACGATGCGGAGGGAGGCAGATAATTTGTTCAACAAGCGGCGGTACGCGCGCGACGGGGTGGAGGAGGCCGCGGAGGAGACTCGCCAGGGGGGCAGGTTCATCCACGAGGGGGAAGCGGAGGGGGAGCAAGCGGACGAGTCAGACGAGTCAGACGCGGATGAGCAGACGGAGCAGACGGACGAAGGGGACGGCCCTGCAAAGAGCGCCAACTCGGCTGCGAAACGCACTGCGCAGAAGAAGCAGCTAAGCGTGAAGGTGGACGCGAAGAAGGGAAAGACGCGAAAGGGAGAGGGCAGCAGAGGGGAGCGCCAAGACGGGGATAACgctgaagaggaggaagcagTTGAACAGTTTAGAGCCAAGTATGTGGACctagaaaaaatggacgtAAAACAGAAGGGAgcagatttttttaacagagAAGTCGTTTTACCAGTGGACAGCACCcgagtggagaaaaaagagtacGATGAGATTGTCATTTCGAGTTCTAGGAGTAAAAGCAGCAGTGCGAAGGGGTCCCTCGATaatgaaaaggcaaaggggaaggagaattACTTCACAAACCCGGAGGAAATAAAGCTCGTGAGTGTATCCGACCTACCTGAATGGACCCATGAAGTATTCAGCTGCGTAGGAATTAGCAAACTGAATGCTATACAGTCGAAGGTCCACCAGGTAGCTCTCAACAGGTATGATGAAAATATGCTGATATGTGCCCCAACGGGTtcaggaaaaacaaatatcgCCTTGCTGTGCATGTTAAATGTGATCGGAAGCTATATATTACGGAGTGGGAATATCGACAGGAAGAGCTTtaagattatatatatatctccTATGAAAGCACTGGTGAATGAACAGGTGCAGTCGTTCTCTCTGAGATTGAAGTGTTTGGATATCAAGGTGAGTGAATTAACAGGTGATGTAAATTTGAGCAGCAAGGAGATTGATGAGAGTCAAGTGATCGTGATGACTCCTGAGAAGTTTGAGGTAATAAGTCGCAAATGGGATGAAAAGATCCTGCTGCAGAAGATAAAGCTGATCATTTTCGATGAGATTCATTTGCTGAACGAGGTTCGGGGGAACGTCCTGGAGAGCATCATCAGTCGGATAAACCGGTATGTGGACAACACGCTGGTGTACGACGGGGGTGGGGGAGCGCCGGGAGCGCCGGGAGCGCCGGGAGCGGCAGGAGCGGTCGGAGCGGCACAGGGGACGCAGCACGGAACGCCGCTCGAAACGCCGCGCGAGGTGGAGGGCGCCCTGCAGAACGACCTGCAGAACGACCTGCACATGCGCAGGAAGAAGATCCGGCTGGTGGGTCTCTCCGCCACGCTGCCGAACTACGAGGACGTGGGGCTGTTCCTGCGGGCGGACCTACGCACAGGCGTATTCTACTTCGACTACTCATTCAGACCAGTCCAGCTGGAGCAACACTACATCGGCatcaaggaaaaaaaaggaattaaaaagtatGCCCTGATGAATCAACTGACATATGAGAAGGTCCTAGAAGAGGctggaaaaaatcaaatcctcatttttgtacatagTAGAAAGGAGACCTACCGAACGGCAAAAATGCtaattgataaatttttgaagagtgataatttgaataaatttctcatggggaaaaaaatatcgagtGAGATACTATTGTCGGAGAAGGAAGCTATAGTGAATGAGGAACTGAAGGAGATCCTACCGTTCGGGTTTGGTATTCATCATGCAGGAATGAAGAGGACAGATCGGAAATTAGTGGAGGATTTATTTTCCGATAGACATTTGCAAGTATTGGTATCAACGAGTACTCTGGCATGGGGTATAAACCTACCTGCACATACAGTTATCATTAAAGGGACTAGTGTGTATAATATCAGCGTGGGTGACTTCGATGAGTTGTCACCAATGGATGTACTTCAAATGGTAGGAAGATCGGGAAGACCTCAGTATGATAAAAGTGGAAAAGCAATCATCATAAcggaacataaaaatttgcaacttTATCTCTCCTTAAATAATGAGCAGCTCTCAATTGAATCTACTCTCATGAGAAATATTATCAACGTTATTAACTCGGAGATCGTTTTGAggaatattcaaaatttcAAGGAAGCTGTGAACTGGTTCCGCTACACTTATCTGTACATCCgtatgatgaaaaatccAAAATTGTATGGAGTCCTCGGGAGGAATGAAAAGATGATGACAAATTCGTTATTTTCTGAAGAAGGTAAAGAGAGCAATTCTTCTGACTTGTTCatgcaaaaattgaatagaaaaatatacaacatTATTTACTCTGCCTTTGTAACATTGGAGAAGTACGACTTGGTGAAATACAACAAGAAGCTAAACACAGTGAGTAGTACGTACGTGGGGAAGATAAGCAGCTATTACTATGTGGATTATCGATCAATAGACCTGTACAATAAGAAGCTGAATAAACATACGAACGAGACggaattgttaaaaattttcggAATGAGTGACGAATTTAAACACATATTTGTGAGGGAAGAGGAGAAAGTAGAATTATCCATTATAATGGAGAAGCTACCCATCCCGTTGAAGGAATCGATTAATATCCcatacacaaaaattaacatCCTTTTGCAGTTATATCTGTCCAATGTAACCCTAAGTGGGTATGTCATCAATGCAGATATGATTTATATACAACAAAACGCGTTGAGGATTTTCAGatccttttttgaaatatcgTTGAAAAAGAACTCATACCATTTAACTGCACTCACTCTGaagttttgcaaaatggtggagagaaaaatgtggGCCACTATGTCTCCTCTAAGACAGTTTGGTCTCCTTAGTAACGAACTCATCAGAAttgtagagaaaaaaaatatctcctTTAGGAATTACTTAAATATGAGTCTAAATGAATACATAacgatatttaaaaataaaaaaattgcaaagaatgtatataaattagttcatcattttccaaaaattgaATTAAATGCATATATCCAACCGATCAATCACAGGATGCTTAAGGTAGAACTGAATGTCACGCCAGATTTTATATACAATCCAAAGTATCATGGtcattttatgttattttggGTCTTCGTCTTTGACATATCTAGTGAGAGTATGCTGCATTACGATTTGTTTACTTTGCGACGGGGTGGTGTGGGTACCTCTGCTAACATAAACTCGGTGAATGCAGGCGGTTCTAAGGTGTACCAAAGCGGAGAGCACTCCTCGGACACGCTGGATGACCACCTGCTGACCTTCTATGTACCGATAAATGAAAATCCGTTTTATATCGTAAAGGTGGTATCGGATAAGTGGCTCGAATGCGAAAGTACGATTAATTTGTATTTAAAGGATATCATTTTACCATCGAAGATTTCCTTATCTACACCACTCCTCGATCTACAGGCTCTCCCAGTCAATACACTTAAGTTTGAAGAAgctaaacaattttttcactccaGAAGTGTAACCCATTTTAACCCTATCCATACGCAGATATTCCCTTCTGTATACGAAATGGGTGGTAATGTAATCATTTGTAGTTCCCCTGGGAGGTACTACCTAACGCCAGCCGAATTTGCTATCCTGAGGATGGTCCGATGTGTAAAGGAGTTGCATACCTTCATTAGGAGATACataaagaaagaagaagatctacacaaaataattcgtgataaaaatattgccaCTATAGCTTACAATAACCCTGTAGAATTTATCAAAATTGTGTATGTAGCTCCATTGGAAGAGATAGTTGAAAAGACTTTTGAAAATTGGATCCATTTTTCAAACTCTTTTGGATTGAAGATGGCAATTCTGACAGGAGATGTCCAAATagatacaaaaatattgcaaaaaaataacataattttgtgtACTCCTGATAggtataataatttatcgaagaaatggagaaggaagaaaattttgcaatccattaatttgtatatatttgatCATATGGAACTGTTAGACACATCACAGGGGTCTATCATGGAGGTCGTCATTAGTCGTGTTAGGTACATATCGACTCAGTTGCAGTTGGGGAAGTCGCAGCGTGGGAAAAAGAGCAACACAGATTCTGCATCTTTGGAGGGTAGGTCGAAGCTGCCTCCCTTCGTTGAGCTAAACTTGGGCGACGAGAGAGCGAGGGAGAGGGGGTCAGGTGGCAGCAACCCAAAGGGAGGCGCAGCGTCGGGTGCGGCGAACTCCAATGCGGCTGACTCCGGTGCGGCTCACTCCAATGCGGCGCACAACCTGAACAGGATGCAGCACCTGAGCACGGAGGACATTCACGAAAACATCGGAGTGAATCGAATTGTGTGTCTGTCCAGTTGTTCCATTAATAACTGCAAAGATGTAGGAGAGTGGATCGGGTGTAAGAAGAACGACTATTACAACTTCCTCTCCAGCGTGAGGAGCATCCCTATCGAAATTTACCTGCACGCGGTCAGCATCATGAACAAGCAGAATAGGTACCTCTCGATGCAGAGGCAGGTGTACCAAACAGTTAGGaagctgaagaagaaaaatgccaTCATTTTCGTGACAGAGgataaaatgtgcaaaacgTTGGCACTCGATTTGGTTCTTTCCGCTTGCAACGATGGCTGCACGTTTTTCTCCTCCGTCTCGGGAGGGCCTAGCGGAAAGGGGAGTTCGCGGGGCGGTTCGAAGAAGACTTCGCGGGGCAGTTCGCGGGGCAGTTCTCAGGAGAGCTCTCAGGAGAGCTCTCAGGACAGTCTGCTGGACCACCTGCACGATAAGATGCTGGTGGAGCTGCTCAAACAGGGAGTGGGCTATCTCCACAGAAACATGAGcgagatggaaaaaaaattagtggAGAACCTCTTCGACAAAAAAGCTATACAGTTACTCATCGTGGCGCATGACTACGTATACAGGTTGAACGTGTACGGGAATGTAGTTATCCTGTTGGACACTATAATCACCCATTTCGATGGGAAGGAGGAGGATTATTCCATTCAGAGTGTACTGCAGATGCTGAGCTATGCAGGTCGAGAAGGAGAGGATGCAAAGTCgtttgtgtacatatacacatacatcaCGAAGAAGGAATATTAtaagaattttatttatgagCCACTGACTGTAGAGTCGAATATAGAGGATTATatgccaaattttttaaataacgaAATCGTGATGAGTACAATCGAGAGTTACCAGGATGCGATTGACTGGATCACGTGGTCCTTCTTCTACAGGAGGATTAAGAAGAACCCGAATTATTACGGTTTGAAGGGGGTATCTAATGAGCATATATCCGACTACCTCTCGGAACTGATCGAGAGCAACATTGAGTTGCTGTCCTTCGCGAACTGCGTGGCGATCGAGTCTGGCGAGGATCCCCGgcaggagaagaaggcgCACAGTGGGATGTCGCACAGTGGGATGACGCATAGCGGGATGGCGCACAGCGGAATGACGCACAGCGGAGAAGGCGCTGTCAACAACTGTAACGGCTCCGTTTCCATCAAGCCGTGCAACCTGGGCATCATCGCGTCCTACTACAACCTGGACTACCATGTAATTCACTTCTTCAATCAGTATGTCATATCCCTCAAagggttgaaaaaaaacaggataTTGGAGATAGTTTGCCTCTCCAGCGTTATGTCTCAGgtgataaaaattaacaactaCGATGTGATGCTATGTGTGAAGATTGCCCAAACATGCAACATGAAAGTCACTTCCgagtttttaaaactttCTATAAGTAGTGAATCAATTACGGGCAAAAATAACCTTTTCTCAGGAGATGATCAAAATGGAACATCAAATcacctgaacaagtcaggtgaaaatgacaaaaaagagCAGTACATAAATttggtaaattttatttccatccCGATGTATTTTACTCCCCATTTAAAAGCACTGATTATTCTCCAGGCACATATCCATCGGTATGCTATTCCAAAGAATTATGTTGAAGAAACGAAAAGAGTTCTTCAAAAGACATTTAAGTTAATTAATGCCCTGATCGATGTGATTAGCAgtaacaatattttaaatttctgcCTGTTCGTTATGGAGATGTCACAGATGCTAACGCAGAGTATGAGTAGTACGGATGAGTCGAACCTGTTGCAGTTACCTTACTTCGATGAACATTTAATTAGAAAGGCGAAGGAGTTAGAAATTACTGATGTATATGATTTGATCAATGCGGAGGATGAACAGAGGGAAGAGCTTCTTAACCGTTTGgatgagaaggagaaaagtgAAGTTGCAAATGTGTGCAATATTTTCCCTGTCATCGAGGTGCAGTACGATATCGACCTGGAGAAAAAGTACAAAGTGAATGAAATTGCTACTCTCACTTTGACTATAGAACGTGACTTAGTGCAGGACGACCCCGACTCGACTTCCAACTGTTTTGCGCACTCACTGTACCTCCCCTTCGAGAAGGAAGAACTGTGGTGGGTTGTCAttggcattaaaaaaatgaacctgCTCCTTTCTATAAAGAAGCAGTCCCTCGTCAAGGCTGTTAACAATGTGAAGGTTAATTTTGAGTTGCCCGACCAGCCCGGCCACTACGACGTGGTcatatacataataaatgACTGCTACGTGGGGTGCGACCAGGAGTACGAGTTTGGGATTGAGGTGATGGCGTAA
- a CDS encoding hypothetical protein (putative), giving the protein MALTTDYSKLSDVIHQSPESPSLYNQAKYHTQKQNYSFYDIKRFMCLGSTIPDHAKYDVDLLLDQGEKKCKEILTESFKVEGFKYCTTNNTDNAKFAKLFSDHYSNLFYCMHLHNDDKKCNSLFKNFYETISHDQLAAKK; this is encoded by the coding sequence ATGGCGCTGACCACGGACTACTCCAAGCTGAGCGACGTCATCCACCAGTCGCCCGAGTCGCCCTCTCTCTACAACCAAGCAAAGTACCACACAcagaaacaaaattattcctTTTACGACATAAAGCGCTTCATGTGTTTGGGAAGCACCATCCCTGACCATGCCAAGTACGATGTGGATCTCTTACTCGaccaaggagaaaaaaaatgcaaagaaatTTTAACGGAGTCCTTCAAAGTGGAAGGTTTCAAATATTGCACTACCAATAACACAGACAATGCCAAGTTTGCCAAGCTTTTTAGTGACCACTACTCTAATTTGTTTTACTGCATGCACCTGCAcaatgatgataaaaaatgcaactcACTCTTTAAGAACTTTTACGAAACGATTAGTCATGACCAGCTCGCGGCGAAGAAGTAG